Proteins from a genomic interval of Microbacterium phyllosphaerae:
- a CDS encoding DUF4870 domain-containing protein: MTEPQREPFDPIDPSAPAQPPMPPAAPPYVSVPPAPPAPGAVPPSAVAPVYADAPVPGYAAPHQSPGQAPASQPPHGYSQQSPAYPQQAPAYPQQAPMYSQAPVYPQAPGHGYPPPQNGYPAPGHPIGAYPAAVPPRGLLPWALGLLILIPFPFVGGLASGIAMAVSGGASRRFGGVARENARAALNWGLTYLLVSTVLLVSHFVVLASLTRDSPSTGFYPIGIPITIYFALSVFHLGLVIMGMIRTSGGKLMRVPFAIPYLRA, translated from the coding sequence ATGACCGAACCGCAGCGCGAGCCGTTCGACCCCATCGATCCGTCCGCACCGGCGCAGCCGCCGATGCCGCCGGCCGCACCGCCGTACGTGTCGGTGCCGCCTGCTCCGCCGGCGCCCGGGGCGGTGCCTCCCTCGGCCGTGGCACCCGTCTACGCAGATGCTCCGGTTCCGGGGTATGCCGCGCCGCATCAGAGTCCGGGACAGGCGCCCGCCTCTCAGCCGCCGCACGGCTACTCGCAGCAGTCGCCCGCTTATCCGCAGCAGGCACCCGCGTACCCGCAGCAGGCGCCCATGTACTCGCAGGCACCTGTGTACCCGCAGGCACCCGGCCACGGGTACCCGCCGCCGCAGAACGGGTACCCCGCGCCCGGCCACCCCATCGGGGCGTACCCCGCCGCCGTCCCGCCGCGTGGCCTGCTCCCGTGGGCGCTCGGGCTTCTGATCCTCATCCCGTTCCCGTTCGTCGGGGGACTCGCGTCGGGGATCGCGATGGCGGTCAGCGGTGGAGCCTCTCGTCGCTTCGGGGGAGTCGCCCGCGAGAACGCGCGCGCCGCGCTGAACTGGGGGCTCACCTACCTTCTGGTCTCCACCGTGCTCCTGGTGTCGCACTTCGTGGTGCTGGCCAGTCTGACCCGCGATTCTCCGTCGACGGGCTTCTATCCGATCGGCATCCCGATCACGATCTACTTCGCCCTGTCGGTGTTCCACCTGGGGCTCGTCATCATGGGCATGATCCGCACATCGGGCGGCAAGCTCATGCGAGTCCCGTTCGCGATCCCGTACCTGCGCGCCTGA
- a CDS encoding metallophosphoesterase family protein, with translation MSLDRIALISDVHGNLTALEAVLADIGRRGITRIVNLGDTAGKGPRGEDAVRRCRAVCEVNVRGNWDDFLPTIPDDGPAEMLWWRDELSPSSREWLAALPLSADLILSGRRIRLFHASAQSPHVRVHFHHTPEQFSAMFEATEMTGDGPLPDVVGYADIHDAYIESNDGRTLFNVGSVGNPLDTPVPSYVILEGGESADDPFGIQFVRVPYDVEAEIAVAQSLDMPTTDVWSIELRTAVYRGRQW, from the coding sequence GTGAGTCTCGATCGAATCGCCCTGATCTCGGATGTGCACGGCAACCTGACCGCCCTCGAGGCGGTGCTCGCCGACATCGGGCGCCGGGGGATCACGCGTATCGTCAACCTCGGCGACACCGCGGGCAAGGGTCCGCGAGGCGAGGATGCGGTGCGGCGCTGCCGTGCGGTGTGCGAGGTGAACGTCCGTGGCAACTGGGACGACTTCCTTCCCACGATCCCCGACGACGGACCCGCTGAGATGCTCTGGTGGCGCGACGAGCTGTCGCCGTCGAGCAGGGAGTGGCTCGCGGCGCTTCCCCTCAGTGCCGATCTGATACTCAGTGGTCGCCGGATCCGGCTGTTCCACGCGTCGGCGCAGAGCCCGCACGTCCGAGTGCACTTCCACCACACGCCCGAGCAGTTCTCCGCGATGTTCGAGGCGACCGAGATGACCGGAGACGGCCCGCTGCCCGACGTCGTGGGATACGCCGACATCCACGATGCCTACATCGAATCGAATGACGGACGCACGCTGTTCAACGTCGGCAGCGTCGGGAACCCGCTCGACACGCCCGTGCCGTCGTACGTGATCCTCGAGGGCGGGGAATCGGCCGACGATCCGTTCGGCATCCAGTTCGTCCGTGTGCCGTACGACGTCGAGGCCGAGATCGCTGTCGCCCAGTCGCTCGACATGCCGACCACCGACGTCTGGTCGATCGAGCTCCGCACCGCCGTCTACCGAGGACGGCAGTGGTGA
- a CDS encoding VOC family protein gives MKGLHHVEIWVADLDEAVDSWGWLLPRLGLELTGEWADGRTWEAGSAYVTLTTSPNLSATAHDRRRAGVNHLAFWGGTRAEVDSLLADADAHGWHPLYQERYPHAGGPDHYAGWVQNAQGFKVEIVAEQPA, from the coding sequence GTGAAAGGGCTCCACCACGTCGAGATCTGGGTGGCCGATCTCGACGAGGCCGTGGACAGCTGGGGCTGGCTGCTCCCGCGGCTGGGTCTCGAGCTCACGGGCGAGTGGGCGGACGGTCGCACATGGGAGGCGGGGAGCGCGTACGTGACGCTCACGACCTCGCCGAATCTGTCAGCCACCGCACACGATCGGCGTCGCGCCGGCGTCAACCATCTCGCGTTCTGGGGTGGGACGCGCGCCGAGGTCGATTCCCTGCTGGCGGACGCGGACGCGCACGGATGGCATCCGCTCTACCAGGAGCGGTACCCGCACGCCGGCGGACCGGACCACTACGCCGGTTGGGTGCAGAACGCGCAGGGGTTCAAGGTCGAGATCGTCGCGGAGCAGCCCGCATAG
- a CDS encoding aminoglycoside phosphotransferase family protein, with protein MHEGEFGLTDDTAARLIARRFPELALMPLRRVRTAGTVNTIFRIGDDLAARFPLTGETEAALHSEAAAMTEFAAVCPVASPRPVGIGPSTSEYPSAWSVQTWVPGMTASHDGHAASESLASDVGDVIASLRAADVRGRVFDGHGRGGVLADHDEWVELCIDRSGHLLDAPRVRRLWNTLRGLPSSGPELMSHRDLTPVNLLVSDDRLAGVLDGGGFGPADRALDLVAAWHLFDAPRRRIIRDRLGSGDVEWMRGAAWALQQAMGLGWYYEESNPAMSDLGLSTMRRLLDDPELSSLG; from the coding sequence ATGCATGAGGGCGAGTTCGGGCTCACCGATGACACCGCTGCGCGACTGATCGCCCGGCGGTTCCCGGAGCTCGCCCTCATGCCGTTGCGGCGCGTCCGCACGGCGGGGACGGTGAACACCATCTTCCGCATCGGCGACGATCTGGCGGCGCGGTTCCCGCTCACCGGGGAGACCGAAGCGGCATTGCACAGCGAAGCCGCCGCGATGACGGAGTTCGCCGCGGTGTGCCCGGTGGCATCGCCCCGACCTGTCGGCATCGGCCCGTCGACGTCGGAGTATCCGTCGGCGTGGTCGGTGCAGACCTGGGTGCCGGGCATGACCGCGAGCCACGACGGCCACGCGGCATCCGAGTCCTTGGCGTCCGACGTCGGCGATGTGATCGCTTCTCTCCGGGCCGCGGATGTCCGCGGGCGTGTGTTCGACGGCCACGGTCGCGGCGGCGTCCTCGCCGACCACGACGAGTGGGTCGAGCTCTGCATCGACAGGAGCGGCCACCTGCTCGATGCTCCTCGAGTCCGTCGTCTCTGGAATACGCTGCGGGGGCTCCCCTCGTCCGGCCCCGAGCTCATGAGCCACCGTGACCTCACGCCGGTCAACCTCCTGGTCTCGGACGATCGCCTGGCGGGGGTCCTCGACGGTGGCGGCTTCGGCCCCGCGGATCGTGCGCTCGACCTCGTCGCGGCCTGGCACCTGTTCGACGCACCACGTCGCCGTATCATCCGTGACCGGCTGGGCTCCGGCGACGTCGAGTGGATGCGGGGTGCGGCCTGGGCCCTGCAGCAAGCGATGGGACTGGGCTGGTACTACGAGGAGTCGAACCCCGCGATGAGCGACCTGGGGCTCTCCACTATGCGGCGGCTGCTCGATGACCCTGAGCTCTCATCGCTCGGCTGA
- a CDS encoding general stress protein produces MSMLNRPADSRDEGEIVASTRDYEGAQKTVSKLIAEDVPARDIAIIGQSVRTVERITGRLGYAAAARSGAVNGVLIGLFLSAILVIGNPEVPIQLFVGFVFIGVALGMLLSLVTYAIVRRRRDFASITQFAADHYEVRVQAGSLAKARLALGAAKPTPVRAPVNLDEPPRYGERITPGGHTAPTPPATPVEPTPGPEQVPGSEPTPPLGGGQTPPEEPAIPPRPADPSTPPADVPDAGAAGVPPKSAEPA; encoded by the coding sequence ATGAGCATGCTGAACCGTCCAGCTGACAGCCGCGATGAGGGCGAGATCGTCGCCTCCACCCGTGATTACGAGGGAGCGCAGAAGACGGTCTCGAAACTGATCGCCGAGGACGTGCCTGCACGCGACATCGCGATCATCGGACAGAGCGTTCGCACCGTCGAGCGCATCACCGGACGCCTCGGTTACGCCGCTGCCGCTCGCTCGGGTGCCGTCAACGGCGTGCTCATCGGGCTCTTCCTCTCCGCGATCCTCGTGATCGGCAACCCTGAGGTGCCGATCCAGCTCTTCGTCGGCTTCGTGTTCATCGGAGTCGCGCTCGGCATGCTGCTGAGCCTCGTCACGTATGCGATCGTGCGTCGTCGTCGCGATTTCGCGAGCATCACGCAGTTCGCGGCCGATCACTACGAGGTCCGTGTGCAGGCGGGATCCCTCGCGAAGGCGCGTCTGGCGCTCGGTGCTGCGAAGCCGACACCGGTCCGCGCACCGGTGAACCTCGATGAGCCGCCGCGGTACGGTGAGCGCATCACCCCCGGGGGCCACACGGCACCCACCCCTCCCGCCACGCCCGTCGAGCCGACGCCCGGCCCCGAACAGGTACCCGGCTCCGAGCCGACACCGCCCCTGGGCGGCGGCCAGACCCCGCCCGAGGAACCTGCGATCCCGCCGCGCCCGGCGGATCCGAGCACGCCGCCCGCTGATGTCCCGGATGCCGGTGCCGCCGGTGTTCCGCCGAAGTCGGCGGAGCCCGCCTGA
- a CDS encoding alpha/beta hydrolase family protein, with amino-acid sequence MSEISVELPTGATTVSADWAAGTHGSTIVIAHGAGTGKDHPFLTGFADALGALGFSTLRFNFPYVEQGRRMPGPATHAIATWNAAVAFAREQDPEAAVWASGKSYGGRMASMAVSDGLVVDGLAYLGYPLHAPGKPEKPRAEHLPAITVPQLFVEGTNDPFIQPVTQFEDVVATCQDARVVWIEGGGHTFEVKGHKRPASDIGASLAPFVAEFARP; translated from the coding sequence ATGTCCGAGATCTCCGTCGAACTGCCCACCGGGGCGACGACGGTCTCTGCGGACTGGGCCGCCGGTACCCACGGTTCGACGATCGTCATCGCGCACGGGGCGGGCACAGGCAAGGACCATCCGTTCCTCACGGGGTTCGCCGATGCGCTCGGTGCACTCGGCTTCTCGACGCTGCGATTCAACTTCCCCTACGTCGAGCAGGGGCGCAGGATGCCGGGGCCGGCGACGCACGCGATCGCGACCTGGAACGCGGCGGTGGCCTTCGCTCGCGAACAGGATCCGGAGGCTGCCGTCTGGGCGTCCGGCAAGTCCTACGGCGGACGGATGGCCTCCATGGCCGTGTCCGACGGTCTTGTCGTCGACGGTCTCGCCTACCTCGGCTATCCGCTGCACGCTCCGGGCAAGCCCGAGAAGCCACGCGCGGAGCACCTGCCGGCGATCACCGTGCCGCAGCTCTTCGTCGAGGGCACGAACGATCCGTTCATCCAGCCCGTGACGCAGTTCGAAGACGTCGTCGCCACCTGTCAGGACGCCCGTGTCGTCTGGATCGAGGGCGGAGGCCACACCTTCGAGGTGAAGGGGCACAAGCGCCCGGCATCCGACATCGGCGCGTCGCTCGCGCCTTTCGTCGCGGAGTTCGCCCGGCCCTGA
- a CDS encoding DUF1003 domain-containing protein produces MARSRSPQLDAPLGRGTTLGRGTPRQRSTSRDRFGRFTEWVARAMGTPAFLLILTLFCVLWICWNTLLPDNLRFDDAALGFTALTLMLSLQASYAAPLILLAQNRQDDRDRVQIEQDRQRAERNLADTEYLAREIVALRMSLEERNNQVVTRDVLRQELKALLAELGEHDEPGERRPGGRTSS; encoded by the coding sequence ATGGCCCGCTCCCGCTCGCCCCAGCTCGACGCTCCTCTCGGGCGCGGCACGACGCTCGGACGCGGAACGCCCCGCCAGCGGTCGACCTCGCGCGACAGGTTCGGCCGTTTCACCGAGTGGGTCGCCCGGGCGATGGGAACTCCGGCGTTCCTGCTGATCCTCACCCTGTTCTGCGTGCTGTGGATCTGCTGGAACACGCTGCTGCCCGACAACCTGCGCTTCGATGACGCCGCACTCGGGTTCACCGCCCTCACCCTGATGCTCTCGTTGCAGGCGTCGTACGCCGCTCCCCTGATCCTTCTCGCACAGAACCGGCAGGACGACCGCGACCGCGTACAGATCGAGCAGGACCGTCAGCGCGCGGAGCGCAATCTGGCCGACACCGAGTACCTCGCCCGAGAGATCGTCGCGCTGCGGATGTCGCTCGAAGAGCGCAACAATCAGGTCGTGACCCGCGACGTGCTGCGCCAGGAGCTCAAGGCGCTGCTCGCCGAGCTCGGCGAGCATGATGAGCCGGGCGAGCGTCGCCCCGGCGGCCGCACCTCCTCATGA
- a CDS encoding magnesium transporter MgtE N-terminal domain-containing protein, producing the protein MSTQRVFAARLAGCAVFDPVGDRLGKVRDVVIVYRSTAAPRVIGLVVEIPGRRQVFLSIGRVTSIRAGQVISTGLINVRRFSPRAGEVRVLAELLGRRVGLVDGSGTAVIEDVAIEPNRLGEWAVSQLFLRRPKTSASPFAKGPTTFAAWSEVTEQHSPGESQSAEQLVASYSELHAADLANTLLDLPQQRMIEVAEELSDDRLADALEEMPEDEQVHILDRLGDERAADILDQMEPDDAADLLAQLPPNRLEQLLELMEPEEAEDVRMLLRYGPDTAGGLMTPEPIILSADATVAEALALIRRHELHPALAAAVFVTLPPFETPTGRLLGMVHFQRMLRYPPHERLGAIMDDSLEPVHVTASAAEVARMLASYDLVSLPVVDTAHRLVGAISIDDVLDYLLPDDWRTHDSDESTVTKEVR; encoded by the coding sequence GTGAGCACACAACGGGTATTCGCCGCGCGCCTTGCAGGCTGCGCCGTCTTCGACCCCGTGGGCGACCGGCTCGGCAAAGTCCGTGATGTCGTCATCGTGTACCGAAGTACGGCGGCTCCGCGCGTGATCGGCCTCGTCGTCGAGATCCCGGGCCGCCGCCAGGTCTTCCTCTCGATCGGACGAGTCACCTCGATCCGTGCGGGTCAGGTCATCAGCACCGGCCTCATCAACGTGCGCCGATTCTCGCCACGCGCCGGCGAGGTCCGCGTCCTGGCCGAGCTCCTCGGTCGACGGGTGGGTCTGGTCGACGGCAGCGGTACCGCAGTGATCGAAGACGTGGCGATCGAACCGAACCGCCTCGGCGAATGGGCTGTCAGCCAGCTCTTCCTCCGCCGTCCGAAGACCAGCGCGTCGCCGTTCGCCAAGGGCCCGACCACGTTCGCCGCTTGGAGCGAGGTCACGGAGCAGCACTCGCCGGGTGAGTCGCAGTCGGCCGAGCAGCTCGTCGCCTCGTACTCCGAACTGCACGCCGCCGACCTCGCGAACACCCTGCTCGATCTGCCGCAGCAGCGCATGATCGAGGTCGCCGAAGAGCTCTCCGACGACCGTCTCGCCGATGCCCTTGAGGAGATGCCCGAAGACGAGCAGGTGCACATCCTCGATCGCCTCGGTGACGAGCGCGCCGCCGACATCCTCGACCAGATGGAGCCCGACGACGCGGCCGACCTCCTCGCCCAGCTCCCTCCCAACAGACTCGAGCAGCTGCTCGAGCTGATGGAGCCGGAGGAGGCCGAAGACGTCAGGATGCTGCTGCGCTACGGCCCCGACACGGCCGGTGGTCTCATGACGCCCGAGCCGATCATCCTCTCCGCCGATGCCACGGTGGCCGAGGCACTCGCCCTGATCCGTCGGCACGAGCTGCACCCGGCCCTCGCCGCGGCGGTCTTCGTGACGCTGCCGCCGTTCGAGACACCGACCGGCCGTCTGCTCGGGATGGTGCACTTCCAGCGGATGCTGCGCTATCCGCCCCATGAGCGACTCGGCGCCATCATGGACGACAGCCTGGAGCCCGTGCACGTCACGGCCTCCGCCGCGGAGGTCGCCCGGATGCTGGCGAGCTACGACCTGGTGTCGCTGCCTGTGGTCGACACCGCGCACCGCCTGGTCGGCGCGATCAGCATCGACGACGTCCTCGACTATCTGCTTCCCGACGACTGGCGCACGCACGACAGCGACGAGTCGACGGTCACGAAGGAGGTGCGCTGA